TGCCTTTCTTACCTATTGCAACATAGCATGAGGTCATTGAGCAAACAACATTCATGGATCCAAGTGCCACCATTTCCTTGTTTCCATCCGACCGGTAGTCCTTCAAAGCAGCAAAGTTCTTCCTATGGCCGCAGCTTCCTGGTGAATTGTTACTTCAGTTTCTTGCAAGGAAACTGGATGCTGCAACCACAGGAGGAGTTAGTGTTTGTATGTTGTTACCGTAAGCGCGATCATGCAGCAGATAATTCCGATTCTGAAACCTTTCTCAGCATTCGGACCTGCGAAATATATTCTTCCCCTGATTGGGATCTCACTATGTACTTATCAGGGAGGAGGAATGCCAGGAAAGCTGTTCCAATGAGAATTGTCTGCCAGTTCCACTGCATTCGATTTGAGTGGATATGTAGACAAGATAAGCTAACAAGAGAGTAATTAAATGGCAATGATTCATTCTGCTCGAGAAAACAATGCAGGCTGGCGTTGACATTGATGCATGATTGGTGGATACTTCCCAAAAGAGAGCATGTCGAAACCCAACCCTTGTCTATTTCTTTAAGGTGAAAGAGAAGCTTTGACTAACTACTAATCAACACCCACTTCATGTCAACATCCATTAAGTAGCAGTGAACATTCTAATCAGAAGAGCTCAAGGGTCCACAAAGATACCAAGTAACGAAGACAAAGTCAACTCTTGCGTTTGTGCATTGCAGTGCAGGTGAATGGTTTGAGATCAACGGATGAATTCTCATGACGACAAGTCTCTCATTGAAATTAATATAAACCAAAGTTAAACCTATAAAAGAACCATTTGGAAAAAATTGTTTGAAGTCAAAGAGAATTCTCTTTGACTTGATCAAGATAAGGGGATGATCGTATTGCTAACATCATGTGCATGCATGCTGCCGGATCAACTACTAGACTGAATCAGAAACAAAGAGGAGAAGACACGACAGACATGCATATCGTCATCATGGCTCGACAATGGCCATATTTATATATAAGCAGAACTATATACGAATCATGTTATGTTTGATATGCCAATCGTGCCATCTTGGTGATCAACTAGATAACTCGATGATGAAAGCAGCTAATGTAGATATGAGATGTATGATGCGTAGATAGCTGATGTGGGAAACAGCCTTGAGCTGTGGCTTCGGGGCCGACGCGGTTCGGTTCGGGTCTGGACGATGGGGATCTCTCTGGGGCCTTCCTCGAGCCCGCCGAGATGGTCCGATCGAGACGGGGTGGCCGCTTTCTCCGGGCAAGAACTCATCGCCTGCGCGTCCCGCGGGGACCTTcgacttcgcacctgcacaaaggtcgggtcgggaagctcgacccaacccctccgacgatcaagtcagttgatgtgaaggggatttcagatgaagaagtcttttttgtgcgtctctctctccctcattttctctcctgatgaacgagagggtatttatatggAAGCTTACTACTTcatgagctgcccgcttgcaaggggcagactggtagcgtctgacacttatgttagcgtggcgtgaagaattgagcttgagcatggtgttaatgtgcctcggtcgacgttccgaTCTGCATTAACCAGGTGATGTCGCGTCGATCGAgatgtgaggcgtcatctgacgtcagtcgagtcttatcataattactattctCATCAATATCTAAATCAGTGTATACTTGGCCATTAATTTAAGAGCTAATTAACCCTACATCTTATGAAGGGTCGCTTCTTCTTCGCTTGCCGTCATCATGCTGGAATAGTTTTCTCCTAATGATCTCAAAGCATTCATTCCATAGATAAATGATGCATCACCTATGATAGGAACAGCCTGGATATATGGTTTCGTATATCCAAACATTGTACTTGGGTATCTTTTCCTTGCAAGAAGTTAAACGAATGGAATGCCTTTTTGATGCTTTCGGCATGCGTTAATACTCCGTCGCAGGGAGTACACCGAGTAATCAATCAGCAAACTCACTTGTAGAAGGAAGTAGTGCATATCAGATACTAAGGACACAACAACGATCTAACGTGTTTTTGAAAAGATCCACTACTACATGCATGCATGAGGGAAGGGCAAAAAAAGATGAATGATAATACAACGGAAATTATGAGGAAAGAGTCTTCTTGATGCAGGCCATTATCCCATTGCTGATTGGTGTGGAGGTATCAGTGGACTCCAAAACTGTTCCTATGAGCTCATGACACTGTGAGTAATACAATCATTTACTAGAGTTATTAATACGTATTATGCCATAATATAAAGTGATCTTTGAAGTGACCTAATTCTTTGAAACAGTCTCTTTTAAGTTCTGAAGTCACATTATTTGTATGCTAAATACTGTTCATCTAACCGATGCGGAAGAATACAAACTGCGGCGAACAATACATTTAATTGATACAGAAAGATGAACAACTTCATTAGCCATGTCTGGCCATTACATGAAGTAGCCAAGATCATCAAATTATGGGATCCATCTTCTGCATCCTCCATGAACACCTCTCCTGGCCTCTGTACTTCAAGCATAGAGATTGTTTTGCTACAACGGGGTTCCTAAATAAATTCCTTGCTCACCTGCCCAATAGTGCTACGTGTGTTATAATGTGTCGATCTCGAGTCACCTCGACGTATGGGATTCGGTACGGACTTACGTGCACCGGAGCAGCATTGCCGTCGTACGTGTTGTTGGAGGCGCCGCCGTCGTCCACGGGTAGGTGCGAGCAGGCCGCCGTCGCCTCCACCTGCTCCTGCGGCACCAGCGTGGGCAGCTCCGTCGGCGCCATGGGGTGCTGCATGCCACACCGTCAAACACACGGCCTGAGTTCCGCGCGGGCGGGACGAGTACGAGCGAGCCGACCGGCAAATTTCCTACCTGAATCAGAGGGTAGGGCGGCGACGGGATGAGGGCGGAGAGGAGCTCCGTGGAGGTGTACGCCTGGTGCCACGACACCTCGTGCTGGCCGCTGACGAGGCATCCGGCGGTGCAGGGGTCCACCGACAGGCCCATCCCCTGCGGGGCCATCGACTCGTAGATCCCGTGTTCCCTGCCACATCAACGCATCAATCTACGCCGTCGATTTTCGCGAGAGCTGATCATCGATCATGATCGACGGGTTGCGGCATCTGTACCTGAGGTCCATCAAGGGATCAGAGCCGACGAAGATCTGGTGGCCGGAGTTGGTCGCCCCCTCTGGGACCCACTGCACCATCTCGCTCCCGTATGGGTCGGGCAGCTGCTCCTGGTGCGGTTGCAGGtacatctgaagaagaagaagaagaagaagaagaagaagaagaagaagaagaagaagagaagcgtGAGAAGGCATATCTACGGTTGCCAGTAATAATGTTTAGATAGCTTTCGATTACCTGGATGCTTGATGCAGAGGGATCGTAAGAAGACAGATGGTGACTCAGCAAATATTCCTGCAATCGAAACTAGAAGTGATCAAAGTTGAAGGGTTTCTATTGTACCACGCAAACAAATTAACGCTGCCTCTGGACTGACCTTTCTTGCCGTAACGCGCTGCAGGGCTTCCATGACGAACTTCTCGCATGACTCGAGATCACTCATGGACGTCAAGCTGAGAGGATCAGGTTCGAAAAATCTATTCGAGcagacaaaagaaaagaaaatgtttaggATTTCGATAACAAAGAGGGTCCTCTGTCGCTGCCATAGTTTGGGGTTGTAGAGAACCTTAAGCGTTGTTCCGAAAGCTGTAGCTGTTGCTGATACCGACCGATCTCTTGTTGAAGCTCCTATAAATATGAGATGAAATCACGTGGAATGGAGAGaacactagagagagagagagagagagagagagaacaaggtCGTTTACCTCCACGTTGGAGTTGACCACTGTAGGGCTGATTGAAAGCATCATTTGAGAGGGATCAAAGACATTAGAACTGAAACAAGTGAAAGCAAACTAAAGATCTGACACGAGAATTCAATGGTTTGGAAGGGTTACACACTTGGCCAGGGCCGCCATGTCGTTCTCGCACTTGAGCTTCTTCAGCGCCCTGATCAAGAACTGCAAGCATGGTAGGTTATCATTTACATATATGCTAACTATTATGATTGAGAGAAGCTGATAGTTCACGAAATATGGGAGATTTACTTACCTCTCGATTCTGGATCACCCTGCATATCAAAACAAACAAAGAATTACGATCATTATAATTCATGTAAATCATAATATCTCTTGAAACCTTACCCTCCCCTATCATTCTCTGGGAGATTCACATATCTAGCAAGAACATCCTCGATCCTGAATTCtcacaataaatcaaatgattaaGCCCAGTAAGATATAATCAATAAAGAGAGAAAATTTGTCGACCTTCTCCTTCCAGAGAAATGGCTGAGCCGTCCTGAGGGAGAGAACATGATGAGGGCGATGTCGATGTCGCAGAGGATGGAGAGCTCGTAGGCCTTCTTGATGAGGCCATTGCGACGCTTTGAGAAGGTCACTTGCCGATTGGTGTTGTTCTCTATCCTCTTTATCTGCAGCTTAACTCGTCCCATGATCCAAGATAAGCAAGCAGATACAGGACGATGCAAGGAGTCTCTAAAAAGAACAGTGGGAGGGAGCAAGAGATGTAAAcagcttgagagagagagagagagagagagaggggatggCTTTGCGTGGGATGTGGAGAGAAGGCGAAGGAGAGAGATTTTAGAAGCTCGTATGCCGGGAAGCAATTCCGCTTCGACAACAACGGCTGGCTTCAAACCGAGCAGTGCGTTGTCTACCCGTTCGAGCGAACCCGTCGTTAACGCCAGGTCGTTCGAGTCTATGATGGTCCGAACAGGTCCCGAATCAACGTTCAATCAAAAAGCCGGTAACTGTTGCGGGTTACTCTGAATGGTAGAACTACCGTTTACGAGTTACCCAACTAAGCGACGTAATTTGCTGTGCACAGATGTTGAGGCGTACGGATATAGCTGTCATGTTAACAAGGCCGGTCCAAATAAGGCCCACAGTAGCAATTGGTAGGCCACGGCAAAGCCCGCTCTCAAAAAGGGGCCCCCCGCCCGACTCGTTCCCGTTCTTACCCTAaacgcctcctcttcctcttcctcctgctcCGCATTCCTCGCCCGCCCGCTCAGCCGAATCCTCCACTGGCCGTCTCTGCCATTTCCTTCCTTCTTCCCTGTGGCCCCACTAGCGCGGCTGAGTTTCGCGCAGCTGTTCTTTCCGTCACACACCTTGGTCTGCTGTCACCACCGACCCTCAAGTCGACGCTgttcttggattcttctgggcttTCTACATTTCATCTCCATACACGTAGGTTCCTTTTGATCCCTGTGTTGTTAGCATCTGTGAAGTCATACCACAACCACACTATAGTAATTTACTTATAATGACCAATTTGTCATGTTATTTAGTTCATATGCGATTTCTTGTTGACTACATCATTCTAGTTGTTACTTTGTGAACTTATTGTACTTTAGGCTGaggtaaatttgatattttttcctaaaaaagataaaaagaattaGAAGTTGGTATATGTTTTTTTTTGCAATGCAGTTCTCTAATTTTTTCTCCATGTTAATCAAGAGATGACAATTATGTGTTTCCACAATGTCAAAGCGAGCTCCTGAAAGCCCTTCAAGTCCTACTCTAATATTTAGCTGAATTCAACAACGCTTGAGTAAATATGTTACAATGTTTTGTGGTGCTAATTTTAATCATGTAGTTCTTGTTTCCTATAAACAGAGCTACTATGACAAGCAAAGGTGCAAATGGATTTTCGTGGCTCTTAATTGAGCATAAAATCTGAAATATACATGCGCGAAAGTTATTGTGCAGAGTTCTTGCATCAGCATTATGATAACCTCTGCTGCAGCTTGCTCGTAAGTTCCCTCTCTGGAAAGCTATTGTAGTTGTGAACTTTCAGCAAAATTTATTGTTGTAGATGTTTATGGTAATAATATTTGACAGTTAACAAGTATGACAAAGCTTGTAGTTCACTTACCAGAATTGTTAGATTTGGACTGCAACATGTTGTTGCCTGGTTCTTCGTatgttaattttatattattttgtgTTGTATCAGAATACAATTTCAGTTGGGAAGCATGCATCATATAATCTTCAACCTTTTTTCATTCTTGCCTTCAGGTTCAGTGGTTCTGTGACTGTTAAGGATTGTTGGGGTTTTATGCTTCCTGGCTGTCATGTTGCTGCAGAGGCTAGGTATGCTTCTGCAGCAATGCTCTCAAAAGAAAGCCTTCAGACATGGCATTGCTCTCCATGCTTCAGTCATCAAGACAGGCATGGATTCTGACCTCATACTCTCAAACCATCTGATCAACCTGTATGCCAAATGCAAAGATTTTGAATCTTCACATCAGATATTTGATCACATGTCAAATAGAAACATTGTATCATGGTCAGCTATGATTTCTGGCTACGATCAGGCCGGAAAGCCTTCCATGGCACTGGATCTGTTTGCTAAAATGCCATTACAGCCTAATGAATACATCTATGGCAGTGTCATAAGTGCATGTGCGACCCATTTTGCCCTGACACAAGGTAGACAGATTCATGGGCATTCACTTAAAAATGGGTATGATCACATTTCTTATGTCTCCAACTCTTTGATGTCAATGTACATTAAATGTAATTGCTTTGATGATGCCTTATGCATCTTTAGCAGCATCTCAGAACCAAATTCTGTCTCTTATAATGCTATGATCACAGGATTTGCTGAGAATTTAAAGCTCAGTAAAGGTTTGGAGCTATTCAGACTCATGAACAAGCAAGGTTTAGATCCAGATGAGTTTTCTTACATGGCTTTAATAGGAATATGCTCTAGCGTGGAGGATTTGCATGTAGGAATTGGATTGCATTGCCAAACAGTCAAGCTTGGCCTTGACACTACAGTTTTTGTTGGGAATGTTATATTGATGATGTACTCAACATGTGGTTTATTTGAAGAGGTTGAGAAGGCTTTTATGTTGATCAAAGAGAAGGATGTCATAACATGCAACACTTTCATAGTTGCATGTTCCAATTGTGGGGAACATACTAAAGGTTTGATGGTCTAcaaagacatgacagcaacaaaaaataatttctctttGAGCCCTGATGAGTTTACCACAGCTAGTGCTTTGGCTGTTTCTGCAGAACTTGCTTCATTTCACCATGGTGGTCAAATTCATGCTCATCTAATAAGAACTAGGATGGTCTTAGACATTGCAGTCTATAATGCTATCATTAACATGTATGCTAAGTGTGGTTGTAGCAAATATGCTAGTCATGTGTTTAATCTCATGCCATACAGGAATCTGATCTCCTATAACACAATGATTGCTGCGCATGGCAATCATGGCCATGCAACAGCTGCTTTGGAAATTTTCAAGCGAATGAGATATGAAGGTTTTGTTGCTGATTCTGTCACATTTGTTGGTCTCTTAACAGCTTGCAGCCATGCGGGCTTAGTCGATGAAGGTTTAGCATTATTTAATTCGATGCAAGAAACTTATGGAATATGTCCCATGATCGAGCACTTATCTTGTTTGATTGATATGTTGGGTCGATCTGGGAGATTAGAGGAGGCTGAATGCTACGTTAAAACATCTGCTTTTCAAAATGACTCCGTGATATGGGGCAACTTGCTTTCATCATGCCGTCTTCATAAAAATGTTGTTGTTGGTGAACGGGCTGCTATTAAACTTTTGGAGCTTCAACCTGGCACCAGTTCACCTTATGTGCTCTTATCAAATTTATATGCATCAGATGGAAGATGGGAGGATGTTGCGGCAGCAAGGAAAATGTTGAAATGTACTGGGGTGAAGAAGGAGCCTGGTCATAGCTTCATAGAAGTAAAAGGAATCGCTGAAAAGTTCACAGTTGGAGATTTTTCACATGCACAAATTGAAGAAATCATTGTGACATTGGAGAGCTTAAATTGGATGACAAAAAAGCTGTATATGTCAGCTCTGTTTGACTAGTCTATTTCTATAATGGCCAGATGTATCAGGTGCTACGTTAAGTTTATAAACCTTTCTTGTGCTTGAACCTCTTGATTCTTCTAATGAAAGTAAAGGCATGCTGTTTGGTAATTTATCAGGGGTTTGAGCTTAGGAGTTGGATCCATTCTTGTGTCATTGAAGGGAATTGGAGCAATATGTTAGTTGATAACATGTATATGCTCTCGTGCAGAGTGCGGTGGTCTTTCTTGGTGTATCAATGTTATTACTAGACTACCGTGATCATGCTCGTGTCCGCCGTCTGCATAGGACATGAAACATTGTCGATGTTTCTGGAGATGCAGAACCTGGGGTTTTCACTGAAGGAGTTCACTGTTAGCAGCGTCCTCAAGGCTTGATGAGAACTGAAGGAATTGGGGCTTGGGAAGCGACTGCATGGTGTTATTGTGAAGAGGAAGTTCAAAGAAGAAGACCATATCAATTCTCTGGTTAATATGTTTGAGAGGTCTGGTAAACCTATGAATGCTAGAACAGTCTTTGATCTGATTTCAGAGAGAAACATGATCACATGGACTTTTGAGATTACTCGTGATGTGTTCTTGGAGGTGTGGCCATTCTGTTTCCATGGAGCTGAAGTGACAAGGGAATTGATGCTTTTATGGATTCATTGAGCCACTTATGGTTGCTCTCTACTAAAAGTAAATCTTTGCCTAGGTATTCTCTGCGGGAATGCTTAGAGCATATATGTGGCCTATTGTCGACATCAAGAACCTCCACTATGGGGGCTTGTTCTAGACAAAAGTGCAAACAACTTGAAGCATGGGCTATTGAGGAGCATCTTGTTCTCGTGGAATCAATGTGGCCTTGCTATTGCAGAACTACAACCTTTTGAAGACAGCACATCTCAGTTAGCTGAGTTTGCAAGCAACAGAGCCCCACACAGCCTTGTTTGTGTTCCTGTGGAGAAGCATGGTGTTCCTGGATTGCTGATGATTCTTCCTAATAATTCTTGCAACAGAGCTAAACCTGAGATGTTCTTTTGGATCAGGAATTGACTGTTTGTTGTCTCTCCTATGTTGTGCCCTAAATCTGAAATCGACAATAATTTGATTGATGAATGGGATTATGCCAGGGCTGGAATCTAGTGCTTGTTCTTAATGGCATAGCTTGTCTTAATCGTATATCTTGATCTCTTTTTCCACTTGGTGTATCCAGATCAGATCTGGCTGAGAAGACCACCTATCTAAACCAGTGTCATCAGGTGCATCAGCATGGCAAACATTATACCTCTGTGTGAGGCTTTAACAGGATGCGATGGTTTGTACTGATGAAAAGGTGAAAATTTCAAACATTATTGTTCCTGTTGCAGTAATATTCTAATTCTTATCTAGAAAAAATAAGTTGCATTGCTAACATTTTAGGTAACAATTTAATTGGGATTTAAAATTTTCTTCTAGGAAATGAAGTTGACTTCATCGTAACATCTTCATTCTAAATCTACACCGACGGGAGCTGCCAGTGCCAGCTTCCGGAACACACCATATGCCATGGTCGACAAGGAGCAGGTCATTCAAAACCGGAGAGGACGACTCGGAGAATCCAATTCCCATGCTGTGGTGGCTGTCAGCCACGCATGGTGCTTTCATTAGTGGCCTAATTAAGCATCCCAAAGATACTAATCCTTTTTCTCTCTGTCCCTCCTATTTCTGCCGTAAGATTATCCAATCACTCCTCTCGGCTTCTCACTGCTTGACGATGAGTAGGGCAGCGTCGAGCTGGTTCTAGAACCGTGGAACACCGGGTCCGCTTTGCTCACTTGCTCGGAGTTCCTTCTCCAGGTACTTCTGTGCTTCGTTTTCAGTTCTTATATCGCTAGATTCCCCATATGCCACCAAAAAATCCAGTCTTTTGTTCGGATTGAGGGTTCTCGGTTCAGGATCGACTGGTTTTTGGCTTTATCGCCGGCTAAATTTAACTTTTTCTGAATTCATAATTCTGGTAAAAAtcgcttcttttttttctctctggttcgaccttttctccttttatttttttgtgaGAAGAGGCAAAAAAAACTAGTGGTAAATATGTGTCTTTAtactttccatttttattctgtatcGAATTATTAGACGTTTCTACTGGATTTGAATTTCTTTTATTTAGTTAGTTTTTCCTCTCTTTATGTTTTTGAGAAATCGAAAAACTGTGGCTTTCTTTTTGCTAAAAAGGGGCTAAAATTCACAATTCTCTATTTTCCTCTCTCTCCGTCTCTTCTGTCTTTGTTCTTTGTTCCATTTTGCCCGTGAAGATGTAGTTGATGGATTTGTCCCTTTTATTGGATCTGACGGCCACTGTTTCATCTCCCACCTCCTCGCCCCTCCCAGGCCGATCCAGGCGGCGAATCATGGCCGTCCATGAAGCCCAGACGACAGTGCCGCCGCCCccgctcctccccctcctcccgcTAACGTGCCCCAGCCAGGCCCTGTTGCGGGGAATGCCCGCCGTCGCTCACCTTCAGGTCCCGGTAATGGTT
This genomic stretch from Musa acuminata AAA Group cultivar baxijiao chromosome BXJ3-9, Cavendish_Baxijiao_AAA, whole genome shotgun sequence harbors:
- the LOC103998117 gene encoding agamous-like MADS-box protein AGL104, giving the protein MGRVKLQIKRIENNTNRQVTFSKRRNGLIKKAYELSILCDIDIALIMFSPSGRLSHFSGRRRIEDVLARYVNLPENDRGGVIQNREFLIRALKKLKCENDMAALANPTVVNSNVEELQQEIGRYQQQLQLSEQRLRFFEPDPLSLTSMSDLESCEKFVMEALQRVTARKEYLLSHHLSSYDPSASSIQMYLQPHQEQLPDPYGSEMVQWVPEGATNSGHQIFVGSDPLMDLREHGIYESMAPQGMGLSVDPCTAGCLVSGQHEVSWHQAYTSTELLSALIPSPPYPLIQHPMAPTELPTLVPQEQVEATAACSHLPVDDGGASNNTYDGNAAPVHVHSQDQLSITWLAAKHGHVGNGVPDLATHHTRLQIHSKRTSNIFHSFSYHQHRHRWHPCPGRHAQRSAEEKNFLRFSNNTTIYKNQMRDQTNLEIHRLTVTPLILANPGPVAIEKLEASQFTELTGHDRIFFTVADAVTSRSHEV